In the genome of Candidatus Omnitrophota bacterium, one region contains:
- a CDS encoding N-acetyltransferase, with amino-acid sequence MKNAQVRKANIKDIKQIQGLINYFAKHDLMLPRSLNELYENIRDFWVIDLKGKILGCAAVHISWDDLVEIKSVAVDKDHHKKGLGLLLLGECLKESRSLGAKRVFVLTYAPDFFRKAGFRKIEHSALPHKIWAECINCPKFPDCKETALLKNIAK; translated from the coding sequence ATGAAAAACGCGCAGGTGAGGAAGGCGAATATAAAGGATATAAAGCAGATACAGGGGTTGATAAATTATTTTGCTAAGCATGACCTGATGCTGCCCCGTTCGTTGAATGAGTTGTACGAGAATATACGGGATTTCTGGGTCATCGACCTCAAAGGAAAGATCCTGGGCTGCGCCGCGGTGCATATATCCTGGGATGATCTGGTGGAGATCAAGTCGGTGGCAGTGGATAAGGATCACCATAAGAAAGGCCTGGGCTTGCTGCTTTTAGGCGAATGCTTAAAGGAATCAAGGTCCCTGGGAGCCAAAAGGGTGTTTGTCCTGACCTATGCCCCGGATTTTTTCCGCAAGGCCGGATTCCGCAAGATCGAGCATTCGGCGCTGCCGCATAAGATATGGGCCGAATGCATCAACTGCCCGAAATTCCCGGATTGCAAGGAGACCGCGCTTTTAAAAAATATTGCAAAATAG
- a CDS encoding acyl-CoA dehydrogenase → MDYLLTDEQKMIKELAHKIAEEKVRPVAAKHDKTEEFPWEILKVIGESDLFGLFIPEEYGGMGVNVLNLCLATEELSRACGGIAVCYAASALGTFPIVLFGNDEQKKKYLPDLARGTKIAAFGLTEPEAGSDAGAIKTTARKEGDHYVLNGTKHFITNGGEAQTYTVVAMTNKAKGARGASAFIVEKGTKGFTFGKKEDKMGIRASITQELVFNECKIPKENLLSKEGMGFIVTMKTFDMSRPGVAAQALGIAQGAMELAVKYAKQRHQFGKSISSFQGIQWMLADMATEIEAARALVYSSARMVDAGVKDVGSASAMAKLYASDVAMRVTNDAIQIFGGYGYMKDYPIEKYMRDAKITQIYEGTNQIQRNIIGLQLIKDLAK, encoded by the coding sequence TTGGATTATTTGTTGACTGATGAACAGAAAATGATCAAGGAACTGGCCCATAAGATCGCCGAGGAAAAGGTCAGGCCGGTGGCAGCAAAGCACGATAAAACCGAGGAATTCCCCTGGGAGATTTTGAAGGTTATCGGGGAATCCGATCTTTTCGGATTGTTCATTCCCGAGGAATACGGCGGGATGGGCGTTAATGTGCTCAACCTTTGTCTGGCTACCGAAGAATTATCCCGCGCCTGCGGCGGCATCGCGGTCTGCTATGCGGCTTCGGCTTTGGGGACATTCCCGATAGTATTGTTCGGCAATGACGAGCAGAAAAAGAAATACCTGCCGGACCTGGCCAGGGGGACCAAGATAGCGGCATTCGGCCTTACTGAGCCTGAGGCGGGTTCAGATGCCGGCGCGATCAAGACCACTGCCAGAAAAGAAGGCGATCATTACGTATTGAACGGGACAAAGCATTTTATCACCAACGGCGGCGAGGCTCAGACTTATACCGTGGTGGCGATGACCAATAAGGCTAAAGGGGCTCGCGGGGCCAGCGCTTTTATCGTGGAAAAAGGGACTAAAGGATTTACCTTCGGCAAGAAAGAAGATAAGATGGGTATCCGCGCCTCGATCACCCAGGAACTGGTCTTTAACGAATGCAAGATTCCCAAAGAGAACCTGCTTTCCAAGGAAGGCATGGGTTTTATCGTGACAATGAAAACATTCGATATGTCCCGCCCCGGCGTTGCGGCGCAGGCCTTAGGTATAGCGCAGGGCGCGATGGAGCTGGCGGTAAAGTATGCCAAGCAAAGGCACCAGTTCGGCAAATCCATCTCCAGTTTTCAGGGGATACAGTGGATGCTGGCGGATATGGCCACTGAGATAGAGGCGGCCAGGGCATTGGTTTATTCTTCGGCCAGGATGGTGGACGCCGGAGTAAAAGACGTGGGCAGCGCCTCGGCGATGGCCAAGCTTTACGCCTCGGACGTGGCTATGAGGGTGACTAACGACGCTATCCAGATATTCGGCGGGTACGGTTATATGAAGGATTATCCGATCGAAAAATATATGCGTGACGCGAAGATCACTCAGATATACGAGGGTACCAACCAGATCCAGCGCAATATCATCGGTCTGCAGTTGATAAAAGATCTGGCCAAGTGA
- a CDS encoding PilZ domain-containing protein, giving the protein MDNVPERRKFTRALLFAEIIFKRRKTPDEPGQVSITRNIGRGGLCIISSIKLDDGEILDLSISLPQEDKAIEVASRVVWVKEYTISETIQAKRYTVGVEFFGGSELAMEKIDRYIASHNNPGKS; this is encoded by the coding sequence ATGGATAACGTACCCGAAAGAAGGAAATTCACCAGGGCGCTTTTATTCGCGGAGATCATCTTTAAGCGCAGGAAAACGCCGGATGAACCCGGACAGGTTTCAATAACCCGGAATATCGGCCGGGGAGGGTTGTGCATTATTTCCAGTATCAAGCTGGATGACGGAGAGATATTGGACCTGAGCATATCACTGCCTCAGGAAGATAAAGCGATCGAGGTCGCCAGCAGGGTGGTCTGGGTAAAAGAGTATACAATAAGCGAGACTATACAGGCAAAAAGATATACTGTGGGGGTGGAGTTTTTTGGCGGCAGCGAGCTGGCGATGGAAAAGATCGACCGCTATATAGCCAGCCACAACAACCCGGGAAAATCATGA